The Rhododendron vialii isolate Sample 1 chromosome 3a, ASM3025357v1 nucleotide sequence ATTTACAAACTTGAGATTTGCACCCATATGCGATTAATTGTATTATGGACTGAAGCGATGAATCTGTTGAAGGCCCAATACCGACCAAAACATGGTGGTCCAATATCTACTGAAGCATGGAGATCAGGCATTTATGTTCGGAATTGTATTTTAAAGTTGTATTTAGTGATTTTGCTGGACTTTATCAGGGCGGGCTCACTCTCAGACGACACTTCTTCAAAACCCGGGAAGCATCCTTGTAGAACGAAAGAGGGCCAAGAATGGTCTCCTCTTTCAGACCCCTATTCCTTCACTCCCTTCGCTTCAATCCCTTCACCAGAAGACCCCTCCTCTCCTCCCCCCACCACgaggttcctctctctctctctctctctctctctctctctcacacacacacacacacacactaacacTAACACTGCTATGTTTCTGGGTTGCTTGGTGTTGATAGTAGTATTTCATATTCTTGCTCTTTTGGTTTCAACAGAGTGGAGGTAAATACCCAATAACTTGGGTTGGGAGTCGAAGCCGATTAGTTTCTTCCGCAGGTAAATAAATATCTCTTATGAATTTGTACATGGGTATTTCGTTCTATGAATGATTTGGTCCAACTGTGAAGCTGGTATGTATTAGGGGCTAATATTCCACTCAGTACATCTGCATACAAGCATAAGCTGTTAGAAAAATGAGCACAACATTTTGTATACAAGCTATTCGATGCCCTCCCCGTGTTCCACATGGAGATGCAATTTTCCATACATAGAGCTAAACAGAATAGAAAGGGGATAAGTAGAATTAAACGGAGAACAAATACACATTGTGGGACTCAAACTCAAGGCCTCTCCTTAGCTGAACGTCGATACTATGTTAAGTGGCCAATtatcccaaaagcttaagtagttCGTAAGTGGGCCCAACGATGCGTATCAAGCTATTCACAACATCCTGTATGTACCCGGGTGGCCCGGTCGTACCCCAACTTGAGTAgttctttcttttatataaAGTTGAATTTAGCTTGATAAGACTTTTTTCTATCCTCAACGTGCTTCAGATTTATGTGTTGTTTTCTTGGTTCTTTGATGCAATGACATCTAACTTTGATTTGTACGTTACTATTGGCATTAACTGTGGTTTGCGGTTTGTAGGTTGAATCTTTCATTAACTATGCCATTTACCTCatttttgcatttgattttgttacCGTTAACTATTAAAGGTTGCTCAATTATAAAATAACAGTTGTAAAGCCATAGCCCAGCTGTGCCCGTGTCACCTTTTCTTAAATGTTTTTACTATCGACGAATTGTGTCCTAGCAGTGGCCGCATAGGTGCTTCATCATCTAACTTGACAATATTtctattgttttcttgtttccagTTGAGGTTTCAGAATTTGTACGTGATGAACTTCACAGTGAAGTCAGAGCAGAGGAAAAAGATACTGCACTTCGCCTGGCTCTCTCAAGGCTAGCAAGTGATTTTGGCAGAGAGTCTATGTTGTCTTTGCAGCGCTTTTTTAATTCAAGGCGTTTGCCTGTGATATCTACGGGTTCATTGAAGCTTGATATAGCTCTTGGGATTGGAGGATTACCCAAGGTGACTTCCTGAAAAATCTATGATTCCTGTATGCAATCTTCTGCAAACCAATGCATAAATAGGCTGCAAATATGCAGTGGTAGAAAAACCATAATAATGCAAGAAATTCATGCTGTACAAAGTAGCCTCCTCTTGTTCCGCATTCTGTGATGATAAAAAATATTAGCTTGCCAGACCTATAGCTTTCGATAAGTGATATGGATTTTTCTTTTAAGACATATACGTAGATACCTTGCAGCCGGTCCTGCTCTGACCACcttttgtttcatttcaaatGCTTTACAAAACTTCTATTTGTACAATTATATGGCAGCAGCGtctaatattttaatttgaaaaacttTCCCTTGTTCATATTTACACACATTAAAGGGCCAGTCCTACTTtccctttttcattttgtgtcACTGAACACATTTCTAACTGTAATTTTATGCAGTTTCTAGCGATTAATATACTTTTCACACTGTGAAGTTTTTGTACTGTAATTTCATAGGAGTATTGGTCTTGAGCCTATAAGTAAGCCAGTAATCTTTATTTTCAACAGGAGGTTAAATGACAAGTATTTGTTATATGAATTGGCCCAAGCCTTGCTTGGACAAAGATCGTCTTATCTCTATCGTTCTGcgtctcttttttctttgggtTAGCTATCTTAGTATTATTCTCGGAATTATATATACCCCTCAAAACTGCACCTTTTTGCCCCAAGCAAAAGGTGTACCTGTTATGCCCTTTATTTTAGTCAGATACTTGGGGTGTTACAAGATAATGTATCATTTAATTTCTCGCTTTTGCTTCCGTGAGTTGATCATGATCCTTTATTTGTAGCTCAGAAGGATATCTCTCTAGCTATTGCTTCTTTGTGGAGGTCAACAATTTTTTGTTGCGCTTTCTCAAGATAAGAGAAAGACATGACGTGGAAATTGTAATGCCTTCttgttgcttttcttttctgcaACTTCAGGCAAATGTTTTTGTAAAAGTGTTGCAGACAACCCGACATATGTTGTTGTGGTTTTTTTGGCGAATGTTAAGCTGAATTTCTATGTTTTCCATTGTGGTTGTTGGTTCACAGTGCCCATTATTTGTCAAATATGAAAATTCCACGTTTTTTCCTCACTATGCAGGGTAGGATGGTTGAAATTTATGGGCAAGAAGCATCAGGCAAGACAACTCTTGCCCTTCATATCATCAAGGAAGCCCAAAAGCTTGGAggtacaattttcttttttccattatCAGTTTCAAATTGTGGTAGTTTGAACATGATTTGTTAGGTCCTCTCTGAAAAGGAAGACTATTACTCTTTGATTCATGGTTATCAAACGCTTGGTTAGCTGATATACAATAATGCTAGCTCAACTTATTATGTTATGGATGCTTAGAAAATGTCATATTTCTTGGGGGCTACCACAAACTATTGCATATGATTCATTATAATCGACTGTGAAGAATGCTGCCCTTGGCATGGGCAAGAAAGTTTATTGTGGGAGATTGGAAGCctaaacttttgacatcaaggtTAGAACTCTATGATTGGGTTTTGTCTTTCGAACATTGTCCATGGCTCCATGCTAATGTGTTGTGATGCCTAAATTGCTCTCAGATATCCATGTGTGGGCAAATATGGAGGGGCGGACTCACAGAACTGCAGTTAAGCAGTTTTACTTCGCATTCTTGAAGAGGCCTGGTTTTAATTTTTGGTCCTCTAGAACGCCTTCTAAATGTTGTGGGTAGAACAATGTTCATAACTGAGGGAGATCCTGAAGGCATTTGCTTAGGTGTTCATTTTCAGGCCAAACATCTACCTTGCTACTCGAGACTGTGAAGTATGGTCAGAATGCTTCCTGATTAGCATAGGCATAAAGTTATTCATGGTTGTATTGGGCCACTTGATCTATGATCAAACATATTTTCCCAAGTTTCCTTATGTGAATATACACAATTATGTTTATGGATTAAATATCCACCTTTATATAGAAGTCCATTAAATGGAAAGTGGATTTCAAATGTTTTCTTGTTCAGATTGGATgccttttttgttggaaaatgtCTACTAAAAGATAGTCAGTTTGGCAGTTCATAAATTCTGCTTGCAGTTTGTGTAAGTTGCTTTGCAGAGATGCAACGGCTGCCAAATACACATACATGATACATGCATTCTCTCATGTGTAGTGAGCTACAGCTATGCTTCTCACAATTACACTCTTCACCTCCTCCATGAGTGTTTACTCACCCTTTTCTTATTGCTTTATGTCATCTGTGGACAATGAATGGTCTTTATTGCAGGTTATTGTGCATATCTTGATGTGGAGAATGCAATGGACCCTTCCCTAGCAGAAGCAATAGGAGTAAACACGGAAAACCTCCTCATTTCTCAGCCAGACTCTGCTGAGAATTTGCTGTGCATGGTTGATACACTGACCAAAAGTGGATCAGTAGATGTAATTGTGGTTGATAGCGTGAGTCCTCTTCCTCCGCCCCAtagttgtcttctttttttctagcatcaatctcaaaaccaattggttaTCTGTGGAGAGGCTGCCTAGACTCCCATATATGTTCTTTTAGGTATTATTTAACATTTATTGGGCAATTTCTTAACACCTTCTCGAAAGTAAACCTTGACTTGCCCGGGAGAGCTAAACAAGAGATTCACACTATGAGGATCACAATTAAGTGAGATGTATTGTTGGATTAACAAGCGGAATCGATAACTAGCAAAATGTAGTCTTGCCAAAAACCTTCCGAAGCGTAGCTTTAATACCATGCTATTATGCTAAAGCATCCAATGGAAATCCAATTCAGTGAGTGGGGAAATCACGGAGAGTCGTGGAACTTTCTACTGTAGTGCATAAAGCGCGTAAAGCATGTTGTTCTACTTAGATTGTCTTGTCCTTGAAAGTCTATTGATGCTGTCAGAAACCATGTCGGGATGCA carries:
- the LOC131318590 gene encoding DNA repair protein recA homolog 2, mitochondrial isoform X2, with protein sequence MVSSFRPLFLHSLRFNPFTRRPLLSSPHHESGGKYPITWVGSRSRLVSSAVEVSEFVRDELHSEVRAEEKDTALRLALSRLASDFGRESMLSLQRFFNSRRLPVISTGSLKLDIALGIGGLPKGRMVEIYGQEASGKTTLALHIIKEAQKLGGYCAYLDVENAMDPSLAEAIGVNTENLLISQPDSAENLLCMVDTLTKSGSVDVIVVDSVAALVPQREIDVVLIGDKYKDMQSQIMTQALRKIRSSLCQSQALIIFVNQVRSNVKSVKGFGHAEEVTCGGNALPFHAAVRMRISRTGLLRSEDKL
- the LOC131318590 gene encoding DNA repair protein recA homolog 2, mitochondrial isoform X1 codes for the protein MVSSFRPLFLHSLRFNPFTRRPLLSSPHHESGGKYPITWVGSRSRLVSSAVEVSEFVRDELHSEVRAEEKDTALRLALSRLASDFGRESMLSLQRFFNSRRLPVISTGSLKLDIALGIGGLPKGRMVEIYGQEASGKTTLALHIIKEAQKLGGYCAYLDVENAMDPSLAEAIGVNTENLLISQPDSAENLLCMVDTLTKSGSVDVIVVDSVAALVPQREIDVVLIGDKYKDMQSQIMTQALRKIRSSLCQSQALIIFVNQVRSNVKSVKGFGHAEEVTCGGNALPFHAAVRMRISRTGLLRSEDKVTGVGICVQVVKNTLSPPMKKAELAINFGRGIRCESEVLDLACEHGVIVEEGNNFFIDGDVVKNRKEAERYLAENDAVFDNIVKCLRCRLFEGQA